From a single Heliomicrobium undosum genomic region:
- a CDS encoding methyl-accepting chemotaxis protein, whose translation MGLRTRLLLFIVLPVIIGIGLISASSYWGAKTALDQQIRQTIALTTEHTKHELEGWLLDKQSTVTALAHSFSSSGITLEEQRRNLEKLRQLHPGMRDLTVTYADGRFISASGWTPPAGFDPRQQVSYQVGSKGQGIGYTDIHDDVKTKSPVISIVTPITVGGQIVGVVAADLDLKAIYTLISDKTVGQTGYPYVIDRKGFLVAHPSLQHTDNLFTVDGGGLAEATKSFLAGEPTFAQRPYKGVEKFYSSSPLEISGWAVVTSVPVKELFAPINALAARALMLSLITLTVLTVIIIFVTNDITAFLRKLAAAMKGVAEGNLTVGEGELHQSTTTEMRELNENLCAMASQLRQLVKGVSELAQAVAASAEELTASAEQSSAAANQIAESISAIATGADDQFNSVKSTTSVASQLAEEIQSVSIGAKTVEEAAEKTTVAAKKGGRAVKAVINQMHRIENTVTQSGDMVSKLNERSQEINEIVAAIRNIAEQTNLLALNAAIEAAHAGEMGRGFAVVAEEVRKLAEESKDSTQKITNLIQTIQKETEASVNAMSVGINEVQSGTKVAQAAGREFGIVENLIDEVESQFREISATVQQASAGGQEIVAQMEHIESIVRETTGQTQNAAASTEEQSASMDQIALSTESLARMAEALQASVQRFRI comes from the coding sequence ATGGGATTACGGACACGGTTGCTGCTTTTTATCGTACTACCCGTCATCATTGGGATCGGACTAATCAGTGCCTCCTCTTACTGGGGCGCGAAAACTGCCTTAGATCAGCAAATCCGCCAGACGATCGCCTTGACTACAGAACATACTAAACATGAGTTGGAGGGCTGGTTGCTGGACAAGCAGTCGACCGTCACGGCGCTGGCGCACTCCTTCAGCAGCAGCGGCATCACCTTGGAGGAACAACGTCGCAACCTGGAAAAACTGCGTCAACTTCATCCGGGGATGCGGGACCTGACGGTTACCTATGCGGACGGGCGCTTTATCAGCGCTTCCGGGTGGACGCCTCCCGCCGGATTCGACCCACGGCAACAGGTTTCCTATCAAGTGGGCAGCAAGGGGCAGGGAATCGGCTATACAGACATCCATGACGATGTCAAAACAAAAAGCCCCGTCATCAGCATTGTTACGCCGATCACGGTTGGCGGACAAATCGTCGGCGTGGTGGCGGCAGACCTCGACTTGAAGGCCATCTATACATTGATCAGCGACAAAACAGTGGGCCAAACGGGATATCCCTATGTGATCGACCGGAAAGGATTTCTTGTCGCTCACCCGTCGTTGCAGCATACGGACAACCTCTTCACGGTAGACGGAGGCGGCCTGGCGGAAGCAACGAAGAGCTTCCTGGCCGGTGAACCGACCTTTGCGCAGCGGCCCTATAAGGGCGTGGAAAAGTTTTACTCTTCTTCCCCGCTCGAGATCAGCGGCTGGGCCGTTGTCACTTCCGTTCCCGTCAAAGAACTCTTTGCGCCCATTAACGCCCTCGCCGCTCGCGCACTGATGCTGAGCCTGATCACCCTTACTGTGTTGACCGTGATCATCATCTTCGTCACCAACGACATCACCGCTTTCCTTCGTAAACTGGCTGCCGCCATGAAAGGGGTGGCCGAGGGCAACCTCACAGTTGGCGAAGGCGAACTGCACCAATCAACGACGACGGAGATGCGGGAACTGAACGAGAACCTGTGCGCCATGGCAAGCCAACTGCGGCAACTGGTCAAAGGCGTATCCGAGTTGGCACAAGCGGTCGCGGCCTCAGCCGAGGAGTTGACCGCCAGCGCCGAGCAGTCCTCTGCCGCAGCCAACCAGATCGCCGAGTCGATCAGCGCCATCGCCACCGGCGCCGATGACCAGTTCAATTCAGTAAAATCAACGACGAGCGTCGCCAGCCAGTTGGCCGAGGAGATCCAATCGGTGTCCATCGGCGCCAAAACGGTGGAAGAAGCGGCTGAAAAGACGACCGTTGCCGCCAAAAAAGGCGGCCGAGCCGTCAAGGCGGTGATCAACCAGATGCACCGGATTGAAAACACGGTCACCCAGTCGGGCGACATGGTGTCCAAGCTGAACGAGCGCTCCCAGGAGATCAACGAGATCGTGGCCGCAATCCGCAACATCGCTGAACAGACCAACCTGCTGGCCCTCAACGCCGCCATCGAGGCCGCCCACGCCGGCGAGATGGGCCGCGGCTTCGCCGTCGTGGCCGAAGAGGTGCGCAAACTGGCGGAAGAGTCGAAGGACTCGACCCAAAAGATCACCAATTTGATTCAGACGATTCAAAAAGAGACGGAAGCCTCTGTGAACGCCATGTCCGTGGGGATCAACGAGGTCCAGTCAGGAACAAAGGTTGCTCAGGCGGCCGGGCGCGAGTTCGGCATCGTGGAAAACCTGATCGACGAAGTGGAAAGCCAGTTCCGGGAGATCTCCGCCACCGTCCAGCAGGCCTCTGCCGGCGGCCAGGAGATCGTGGCCCAGATGGAGCACATCGAGTCCATCGTCCGCGAAACGACGGGACAAACGCAAAACGCCGCCGCCTCGACAGAAGAGCAGTCGGCGTCGATGGACCAGATCGCCCTATCGACCGAGAGCCTGGCGAGGATGGCCGAGGCGTTGCAGGCGTCGGTGCAGCGGTTTCGGATTTAG
- a CDS encoding chemotaxis protein CheW, which yields MAVLQLVTFELCGEEFAIDIDIVNGILKLKSYTIVKIPSASNGLEGIINLRGKAVPVFNMKKRFHYADTGVSEDSKIIALNNNGAIVGFIVDDVTDIFKLKDEDFEPLPSSITHNCDGYIKGIGKNDDRIIIILDLIKALSDKELKQIHTVPSAATA from the coding sequence TTGGCGGTTCTTCAGTTAGTTACCTTCGAATTGTGCGGAGAAGAATTTGCGATTGACATCGATATTGTCAACGGCATTCTCAAGCTAAAAAGTTACACCATCGTCAAGATCCCCAGCGCATCCAACGGGTTGGAAGGAATTATCAATCTGAGGGGGAAAGCCGTCCCCGTCTTCAACATGAAAAAGCGGTTTCACTACGCAGACACTGGTGTGAGCGAAGACAGCAAGATCATCGCGTTGAACAACAACGGCGCCATCGTCGGGTTCATCGTCGATGATGTCACCGACATATTCAAATTGAAGGACGAGGACTTTGAGCCGCTGCCTAGCAGCATCACCCATAACTGCGACGGCTATATCAAAGGCATTGGGAAAAACGATGACCGGATCATCATCATCCTGGATCTGATCAAGGCACTGTCCGATAAGGAACTGAAACAGATTCATACCGTTCCAAGCGCGGCCACGGCGTAA
- a CDS encoding PocR ligand-binding domain-containing protein encodes MKETMHAAEDHFDLANVKITDVIDIEFLQKFQDDFATGIGLASVTVDLDGMPVTKPSRYTRFCMDFTHSTEIGDKRCAESHRKGGEEAARTGKPYIYECHAGLIDFAVPIMLEGRQIGTILGGQILSHAPELEKYERIAREIGVHSDAYVEAVKEVKTLTYERIEAAANVLWTIANNMTKTWYDQHKLGGLARVLNENITQMSATMEQMAASANEVNENQLKLNSEIQSVSNLTEKINEVIDFIKEIADETRLLGLNAAIEAAKAGDAGLGFGVVAQEIRKLSNDSKQTVNKIKEFTLEIKKSVAHTVKMGDSTTTATQQQASAIEEVSASLQDIATLSDSLENLASK; translated from the coding sequence ATGAAGGAAACAATGCACGCAGCAGAAGATCACTTCGACTTGGCGAACGTGAAAATCACCGATGTCATCGACATCGAGTTTTTGCAAAAATTCCAGGACGACTTCGCCACCGGGATCGGCTTGGCCAGCGTCACCGTCGATCTTGACGGCATGCCGGTGACGAAACCGAGCCGGTACACCCGTTTTTGCATGGACTTCACCCATTCCACCGAAATCGGAGACAAGCGGTGCGCCGAATCTCACCGCAAAGGCGGGGAAGAGGCGGCGCGAACCGGCAAGCCCTACATCTATGAATGCCACGCGGGCCTGATCGATTTTGCCGTGCCCATCATGCTGGAGGGCAGACAGATCGGGACCATCCTGGGCGGGCAGATCCTGTCCCATGCGCCGGAACTGGAAAAATACGAGCGGATCGCCCGGGAGATCGGCGTCCACTCCGACGCCTATGTAGAGGCCGTGAAAGAAGTCAAAACACTCACCTACGAGCGGATCGAAGCGGCCGCCAACGTCCTGTGGACCATAGCCAACAACATGACCAAGACCTGGTATGACCAGCACAAGCTCGGTGGCCTCGCGCGGGTCCTCAACGAAAACATCACCCAGATGTCCGCGACGATGGAGCAGATGGCCGCCTCCGCCAACGAAGTGAACGAAAACCAACTGAAGTTGAACAGTGAAATTCAAAGCGTCAGTAATTTGACGGAAAAGATCAATGAAGTCATCGATTTCATCAAGGAAATCGCCGACGAAACCCGGCTGTTGGGTCTCAACGCCGCCATTGAAGCCGCCAAAGCGGGAGACGCCGGGCTCGGTTTCGGCGTCGTGGCCCAGGAGATCCGCAAGCTGTCCAACGACTCGAAACAGACCGTCAACAAGATTAAGGAATTCACCCTGGAAATCAAAAAATCCGTCGCCCACACGGTCAAGATGGGCGACTCGACGACCACCGCCACCCAGCAGCAAGCCTCGGCCATCGAAGAAGTCAGCGCAAGTCTCCAGGACATCGCTACCCTTTCCGACAGCCTAGAGAACCTGGCCTCGAAATAG